ATTGAGAGCGAACCGTTTCTGCTTCTTGTTTAACTTTTTGAATATTTGAACCTTCTAAATGAGATGTATTATTCAATCCTTTTCCTAAGAAAAAACCTACAGTTAAAATTGTTAATGAGTATGCTACTTTCTTAAACAAGCTTCCTAAAAGGACCTTTTCAATTTTATTCGCAAAAGAGATTTTTTCTTTCTTAGCTGTTTCAGCATTCAGCATGGTATAAAATTTTATGTCCATTGCTGCTGTAGGTTCTGGAACGTCATCGTACATATTCTCTAAAAATAAACTTGCTTCTTCAAGTTCTTTAATATGTTCAGGATGATCTTTTACAAAATTTTCAATCTCTTTTTGTTTGGCCTCTGATAGATTTCCCAACACATAGTCTGTAAGTACTTCTTTAAATTCTTTATACTCCATCTTTCTATCTTTTTTCTAAGGTTAAATAAATTTCTTTTAATTCGTTTAATGCTCTATGAACTCGAGTTCTAGCGTTTCCTTCTGTGCATCCAACAATTTCTCCTAATTCTTTATACTTTAACTCTTTCAGCTTGCTTAACACAATGAGCTCTTTCTTTTTTGCTGGTAATTGATTTAGTGCAGTTTTTAACAAGTTCACCTTCTCTGATTGTTCAATATTTCTTTCAATACTATCAACCATAAAAACTTCATTAACCTCATCTAAATCAGATGTTCTATTTTTTGTACTTGCCTTAAATTGATCATAATAAACATTGCGTGCTATTCTAAATATCCAAGACAGAAAATTACTTTCTTCTGTATATGTATGTTTATACTTCATCACTCTTATGAACACATTCTGCACAAGATCTTCTGATAAACTGGCATCTTTACTCATTTGATAGAAAAAACCAAACAATCGTTTTTTATATCGTTCGTAAAGTAAACCTAACGTATGGCTTTCACCAGATTTAACTTTTAGCATTAAGGCACTATCCGATAGTGTATTCAATTTCTTAAAGTATTAATTAGTTGTTTCTATTCAGATTAACTTGATTATTTTCTATGTGTTACAAAATAGTACAGATTTTTTTTCAAAAAAATTAAATCATAAAAAAAAGAGACTACCTAAGTAATCTCTTTTAATATAATTTATTTCTAAGAATTGTCTATTCTAAAGCTCCTAAATAACGTTCTGCATCTAAAGCAGCCATACAACCAGTACCAGCAGCAGTTACAGCTTGACGATATTCTTTGTCTTGAACATCTCCCGCAGCAAACACCCCCGGAACATTAGTTTTAGTTGATTTACCATCTGTAATCAAATATCCTGTATCATCCATAGTTAATACTCCTTTGAATAACTCAGTATTTGGAGTATGACCAATTGCGATAAATACTCCAGTAACAGGAATATCATGTTTATCTCCAGATTGGTTGTTTACAGCTCTTACACCTTCAACTACATTATCACCTAAAACTTCGTCAATTTCAGTATTAAATAACACTTCAATATTTTCAGTTTTGTTTACTCTATGTTGCATTGCTTTAGAAGCTCTCATGTAGTCTTTACGAACTAACATTGTAACTTTACTACAAATATTTGCTAAGTAAGTTGCTTCCTCTGCAGCCGTATCACCAGCTCCAACAACCACAACATCTTGCCCTTTATAGAAGAAACCATCACATGTTGCACATGCAGAAACTCCTCCACCAATTAAGCGTTGTTCGCTTTCTAAACCTAAATATTTCGCAGTTGCACCTGTTGAAATAATAACAGTTTCAGCTTCTAACTCAGTAGTTTCATCTACTACTACTTTATGAATACCTCCAACCTCTTCAGAAAAATCTACCTTAGTAACCATTCCAAAACGTACTTCAGTACCAAAACGTTCAGCTTGGTTTTTTAAATCTTCCATCATTGCGGTACCATCCGTACCATTTGGATATCCAGGAAAATTATCAACTTCAGTAGTTGTTGTTAATTGACCTCCCATTTGCATTCCTGTATACATTACAGGTTTCATATCTGCCCTAGCTGCATATATAGCCGCTGTATAACCAGCTGGTCCAGATCCAATTATTAAACATTTAATTCTTTCTACAGTATTTGACATTGGGTATTATTTTAATCGAAGTACAAATGTAATTTTTTTTTAAAAACTACAACTCCTTTATAAATATCTTTTATCAATCATGAAATAATCAAAAATAATTTTCGAATGAGATCAATATATTTAAAAAAACATATATATTTGCAGTCCGAAAAACGGGGTGTAGCGTAGCCCGGTCATCGCGCCTGCTTTGGGAGCAGGAGGTCGCAGGTTCGAATCCTGCCACCCCGACGAAAAACTGTTGATTCTTCGATCAACAGTTTTTTTATGTCTAATTCTCAGATAATCGTTTTGTTAAGGTTAGGTTTTTGTTAAAAACATCTTAATTTCACTACATTTTTTGGTTTTGTTTAATTTTTTTGTAATTTTGATAAACAAAACAATGGTTCATAAAAAAAAATAATCATTATATTGTATAAAACAATGGATTATGTATGGCCAAATATGAAAGTTATATATACATTTGTTGCCCCAAGATTCACAATTAGACCCTATCTAGTGAAAGTACTTAAGGATTTACACGTCTAATTTTACGATTTAATAGCCCAAATTAAATGGGTGTAACTTTATAATTATTGATTAGTTATGACATTAATAGAAAAAGCAACAGAATTCGAGAACAGAAAATTCAAGTTTATCACAACTAGTGATAGAATTTTAGCGTCTAGAGAAGCAAAAGCTTTAATCTTAGAAATTAATGAAGAATACAAAAAAAGTAAAGACAGTAATCTTATGGAAATAATGAAAAGATTAACTGTTGTTAAACAACGTATTGAGAAAAGATTAAAGGGTAAACCTTTAACGGCTTAAATTAAATTAAACTACCCCACGATTTAGTGGTTTTTTAAAAATGTCTGTCCACCAAGTTAAAATAAATAGCCTTCAAGGTAAAGAAATATCATTTTCTGAATTTGAAGGAAAGAAAATCTTATTTGTAAATGTAGCTTCAAAATGTGGTTTTACCCCGCAATACAAAGAGTTACAACAATTGCAAAATGACTTTCAAGATTCTCTAGTTATTATTGGAGTTCCTTGCAATCAATTTGGAGGACAAGAACCTGGCAACTCAGAAGAAATTCAAGAATTTTGCTCTATAAATTATGGAGTAACTTTCCCTATTACAGAGAAAATAAAAGTTAAAGGAGCTGAAAAGCATCAGTTATACGCTTACTTAACCGATAAGAAGTTAAACGGTAAGAAAAACTCATCTGTAAAATGGAACTTTCAAAAATATTTGGTTGATGAAAAAGGTAATCTCATTGATTATTGGTATTCACTAACCAAACCAACCAGTAAAAAAATCACTAAATACTTAACCTCTTGAATAAACTAAAATTTACACTCTTATTTCTTCTTATTAACTTCTCTGCTTTATGGATAGGCAGTTTTTTAATGGGTGAAGGACCAACCGATCAATGGTATCAATCTCTTAACAAAGCTCCTTGGACACCTCCAGGTTGGGTTTTCGGTGCGGCATGGACATTTATTATGATTTGCTTTTCCATATATCTCGGATACCTTTTTAGCATATCGAATACCAAAACTGTAAAAATTACATTCTTAATTCAACTCTTACTTAATATAAGTTGGAACTTCATTTTCTTTAATCAAAAACTAGTTGCATTAGGCGTAGTTGTATTAATATTACTGATTATCACTCTACTTTATTTCTTCGTTAATCTGAGTACAGACATAAAGAAAGTTAGACTATTATTATTACCGTACATAATTTGGCTTTGTATAGCCACCTCATTGAATCTTTATATTCTAATCCATAATTAAAATGAAAATATACCGTCTTCACAAAAAACAAAATCTACCGATAACAATTGATGAAGCATGGGAATTTCTTTCGAGTCCAAAAAATTTAAAAACAATTACTCCTGATTATATGAGTTTCCATATTCTTTCGGGAGCAGAGAAAGAAATGTATCCTGGTCAAATCATACAATATATTGTAACACCAATTTTAGGCATTAAAACCAAATGGGTTACGGAAATCACCCATGTAGTTGACAAAAAATATTTTGTTGATGAACAACGTTTTGGACCGTATGCCTTATGGCATCATAAACACTTCATTAACCCGATTGAAGGAGGTGTTGAAATGGAGGATATAATTGACTATAAAGTTCCTATGGGAATATTAGGTCAATTGGTTCACCCCTTTCTGGTAAAACCGAAACTAGAAGAGATTTTTGAATATAGACAAAAAAAATTAATAGAACTATTTGGACAATACAATGGATAAGATATCTATTTTCTGGTTTAGAAGAGATTTAAGAATTCATGACAACCATGGATTATTCCAAGCTCTACAAAACTCTACTAAGGTTTTACCAATTTTTATTTTTGATGAAAATATACTAGACAAATTACCTAAGAGCGATGCACGAGTTGAGTTTATCCACAATCAACTGCATCAAATAAACTTGGAATTACAAAAAATTGGCAGTGGTTTAAAAGTATTTCATGGAAAGCCTTTAGAAATTTTCAAACAACTAATTTTTAAATATGAAGTAAACTCAGTTTTCGCAAATAGAGATTATGAACCTTATGCTTTATCAAGAGATAAGTCAGTTTTTGAGTTTTTAAAAGAGAATCACATTGAATTTAAAGGATACAAAGATCATGTTATCTTTGAAAAGGATGAGATCACCAAAGATGACGGTTTACCTTATAAAGTATACACACCATATTCTAAAAAATGGTTAAGTACTTTTAAAGATGAACAATCTGATAGTTTTCCCTCGGAAAACTTTTCTCAAAACTTCATAAAACTTGAGGATAACGAACTTCTAACGTTAGAAGGAATTGGATTTACCAGTTCTCCAATTAAAGTACCTGAATATAAAATCACATCTACTTTGATTGATGAATATGAGGCAAAGCGTAATTTCCCAGCGATAAATGCAACTTCTAAACTTGGAATTCATTTAAGATTTGGTACCATCTCAGTTCGACAAGCTGTTACTGAAGCTAGAAAAAGTGAGAACATAACGTTTCTGAAAGAATTAATTTGGCGTGAGTTTTTCATGCAAATTCTTTGGCACTATCCACACACAGTTACAAAAGCATTCAAACCTAAATATGATACTATAGCATGGCGAAATAACAAAGAAGACTTTGAGAGATGGTGTAAAGGAGAAACAGGATATCCTTTAGTAGATGCAGGAATGCGAGAACTGAATCAGACCGGCTTTATGCATAACAGAGTTAGAATGCTAGTTGGAAGCTTTTTATGCAAACATTTACTTATAGATTGGCGCTGGGGAGAAGCTTATTTTGCTGAAAAACTCTTAGATTTCGAACTAGCAAGTAATGTAGGAAACTGGCAATGGGTTGCAGGTTGTGGTGTTGATGCCGCTCCATATTTTAGAATATTCAATCCAACAACTCAAATACAAAAATTCGACAAACAACTTGGGTATATTAAAAAATGGGTTCCTGAATTTCAAGAACTCACCTACCCTAAACAATTGGTAGAACATAAATTCGCCAGAGAAAGATGTCTCGAAACATATAAAGCTGCTCTAAACTAAGTTTAGAGCTTTTTTTTGACCTTATAGAATTGTTCTTCTAATCAACAGAAAAGCGTATTTAGACATCATATAATCGCAAGTTTCTAGCTCTAAAACTGGACTTTCTCCCTTTTTTTTCGTAAATTATAAAAGTGTAACATTCTAAAATCCAATAACATGAAGAGAGTTTTAGTACCCGTAGATTTTTCCAACCAATCTGAAAACGCACTTATAACCGCTGCTAATTTCGCTAAGAAATTTGACTTTGAACTTGTTATTTTACACATGCTTGAAATTTCAAATGCTGTAGTTACAAATAATGTCACTACTAAAGAAACCATTTTTTATTTAAAGCTTATTGAAAAGAAACTTAACGAGTTTCTAGACAAAGATTATTTGAGAGACATTAAAATCACACCTATCATTAAGCACTATAAAATATTCAGTGAATTAAATGAATTATACGAAGAAGAGAAAATTACATTTGTAATGATGGGATCTCAAGGTGCAACAGGATTTAAAGAACTTTTTATTGGTTCTAACGCACAAAAAGTAATTCGTAACTCTGATGTTCCTGTATTAGTTATAAAGAATAAACCAATGCATACTTTTGAAAATGCAATTTTTGCATGTGACTTCTCAGAAGATTCTATTGACGCATACAAGAAAGCAAGAAAATTTGCCAAACGCATTAACTGTAAAATGAAAATGGTTTATGTAAACACACCTTCTAAATCATTTAAAAGTTCTGCAGAAATGCGTGAAATTGTAAGAGAATTCTTTGAAAAAGCAGGTACAAGTGCTCATCATATAAAAGATGTCCAATACATTTCTGACTATACCATAGAATCGGGAATTATAAATTTTGCAAAAAATCATAATGCTGATATTATTGCTATGGCCACCCATGGTAGAAAAGGGCTAGCTCATTTTTTTGATGGTAGTATTACTGAGGATGTGGCTAATCATTCACCACTTCCAGTGTTGTCTTTTAAGATCGAATCATAGATAATTTTAAAAAAATTAAAAAAATATTTGCCAGTAATAAAAATCATACTATATTTGCCACGCTTTAAACGCAACAGCCGATATAGCTCAGCTGGCTAGAGCAGCTGATTTGTAATCAGCAGGTCGTGGGTTCGAGTCCCTCTATCGGCTCAAAAAAAGAAAAAAGACATCAGAAATGATGTCTTTTTTTATGCCCTATTTTTTCTAAATTTGCTCACATATAAAACAACAATGAAAAATATCTTTATCATAGGAATCGCAGGAGGTACTGGAAGTGGAAAAACCACTGTTGTAAATCAAATTATAAACGAGTTACCACCTGATGAAGTTTGTGTAATTTCTCAAGACTCTTATTACAATGCTACTGACAATTTAACTTATGATCAAAGATCAAAAATTAATTTCGATCACCCACGCGCTATTGATTTTGAACTTTTAGTTGAGCATTTAAAACAATTAAAAAATTCCGAAATCATAGAACAACCTGTGTATTCGTTTGTTACACATAACAGAACGAAAGACACCATAAAAACGCATCCGAGGAAAGTAGTTATTGTAGAAGGAATTCTTATCTTTAACAATAAGGAATTACGTGATCTTTGTGATATAAAAGTATTTGTTCATGCAGATGCTGATGAGAGATTGATACGAAGAGTGAAAAGAGACATTACAGAGAGAGGAAGAGATATTAATGAAGTATTAACGAGATATCAAGATACGTTAAAACCAATGCATCAGGAATTCATTGAACCGACTAAGAATTTTGCGGATATCATCATTCCAAATGATCGTTATAATACTGTTGCCATTGATGTTGTAAGATCTGTAATTAGCGAACGTTTATAAGAATGAACTTAAAATCAGTACAAAACAAACCTCTTTTTAAAGTAATAACTAATATTTATGTTATTATACTAACGGTTTTTGTAGTCTGGATGCTTTTCTTCGACGAAAACTCTTACCTAACACACAGGGAGTTCGATAAAGAAATTAAAGAATTAGAAACCTGGATTGATTATCATAAAAAGAAAACAGCTCAGGATAAACAAACTATAAAAAATCTTCAGGATTCATTGGAGCTTGAGCGATTTGCGAGAGAAAAGTATTTAATGAAAAAGAAAGACGAAGATATTTATATAATTGAATTTGATACGATAAAAAAATAATGGGAGCATATTTATTTGATGAGTTTGAAGGTATTTCTGAAAAAGCTTGGAAACAAAAAATACAAGCAGATCTTAAAGGCTTAGATTACAACGATACACTTTTATGGCATACCACTGAAGGTATCACAGTTAAACCTTTTTACACCAAAGAAGATCGTTCGCATCAAGAAATAGCATTACCAAAAAATAACTTCAACATTTGTCAATCTATTTTTATTGATAACGAAGTTGTTGCAAATAAATTAGCAACCGATACAATAAACAGAGGTGCAACCGCTATTGAATTTGTAGCTGACAAAGAATTTAATTACGAAAAGACTCTTCGAAACATTGATGCTACTTTAATCAAAATTTACTTCAAACTTAATTTCTTAGACGCTGCATTTATCAAAAAACTAGTCGCGTTTATAAATTCCTCAAATTGCTACATCAATGTGGATATTATTGGGAATCTAGCTAAAACAGGAAACTGGTTTAAAAACCTAAACGCAGATCACAAAGAATTAGAATCAATTATTGATTTAAGAAATTCTTTAGCTGTAAACTCTTCGGTTTATCAAAATGCAGGAGCTAATTCAGTGCAACAAATTGCTTATAGTTTAGCTCATGCTAATGAGTATTTAAACCATTTCGGTGGAGAAATAGCAGATAAAATTCATTTTAACTTTTCAGTAAGCACAAACTACTTCTTCGAAATTGCTAAACTAAGAGCGTTTAGATTACTGTGGAATTCTCTAT
This genomic window from Tenacibaculum sp. 190524A05c contains:
- a CDS encoding HEAT repeat domain-containing protein, with product MEYKEFKEVLTDYVLGNLSEAKQKEIENFVKDHPEHIKELEEASLFLENMYDDVPEPTAAMDIKFYTMLNAETAKKEKISFANKIEKVLLGSLFKKVAYSLTILTVGFFLGKGLNNTSHLEGSNIQKVKQEAETVRSQLVLTLLDQPSANKRLQAVSEVNKLSKVTETILQALFKTLNNDENVNVRLSAIEALGNYTHIPLVREGLIASILKQESPLVQIALADLMVLLQEKEAIKSFEKLIDEEDTNESVKQKMEESIERII
- a CDS encoding RNA polymerase sigma factor; this translates as MNTLSDSALMLKVKSGESHTLGLLYERYKKRLFGFFYQMSKDASLSEDLVQNVFIRVMKYKHTYTEESNFLSWIFRIARNVYYDQFKASTKNRTSDLDEVNEVFMVDSIERNIEQSEKVNLLKTALNQLPAKKKELIVLSKLKELKYKELGEIVGCTEGNARTRVHRALNELKEIYLTLEKR
- the trxB gene encoding thioredoxin-disulfide reductase, with translation MSNTVERIKCLIIGSGPAGYTAAIYAARADMKPVMYTGMQMGGQLTTTTEVDNFPGYPNGTDGTAMMEDLKNQAERFGTEVRFGMVTKVDFSEEVGGIHKVVVDETTELEAETVIISTGATAKYLGLESEQRLIGGGVSACATCDGFFYKGQDVVVVGAGDTAAEEATYLANICSKVTMLVRKDYMRASKAMQHRVNKTENIEVLFNTEIDEVLGDNVVEGVRAVNNQSGDKHDIPVTGVFIAIGHTPNTELFKGVLTMDDTGYLITDGKSTKTNVPGVFAAGDVQDKEYRQAVTAAGTGCMAALDAERYLGALE
- a CDS encoding glutathione peroxidase; its protein translation is MSVHQVKINSLQGKEISFSEFEGKKILFVNVASKCGFTPQYKELQQLQNDFQDSLVIIGVPCNQFGGQEPGNSEEIQEFCSINYGVTFPITEKIKVKGAEKHQLYAYLTDKKLNGKKNSSVKWNFQKYLVDEKGNLIDYWYSLTKPTSKKITKYLTS
- a CDS encoding TspO/MBR family protein, which encodes MGEGPTDQWYQSLNKAPWTPPGWVFGAAWTFIMICFSIYLGYLFSISNTKTVKITFLIQLLLNISWNFIFFNQKLVALGVVVLILLIITLLYFFVNLSTDIKKVRLLLLPYIIWLCIATSLNLYILIHN
- a CDS encoding SRPBCC family protein, translated to MKIYRLHKKQNLPITIDEAWEFLSSPKNLKTITPDYMSFHILSGAEKEMYPGQIIQYIVTPILGIKTKWVTEITHVVDKKYFVDEQRFGPYALWHHKHFINPIEGGVEMEDIIDYKVPMGILGQLVHPFLVKPKLEEIFEYRQKKLIELFGQYNG
- a CDS encoding deoxyribodipyrimidine photo-lyase; protein product: MDKISIFWFRRDLRIHDNHGLFQALQNSTKVLPIFIFDENILDKLPKSDARVEFIHNQLHQINLELQKIGSGLKVFHGKPLEIFKQLIFKYEVNSVFANRDYEPYALSRDKSVFEFLKENHIEFKGYKDHVIFEKDEITKDDGLPYKVYTPYSKKWLSTFKDEQSDSFPSENFSQNFIKLEDNELLTLEGIGFTSSPIKVPEYKITSTLIDEYEAKRNFPAINATSKLGIHLRFGTISVRQAVTEARKSENITFLKELIWREFFMQILWHYPHTVTKAFKPKYDTIAWRNNKEDFERWCKGETGYPLVDAGMRELNQTGFMHNRVRMLVGSFLCKHLLIDWRWGEAYFAEKLLDFELASNVGNWQWVAGCGVDAAPYFRIFNPTTQIQKFDKQLGYIKKWVPEFQELTYPKQLVEHKFARERCLETYKAALN
- a CDS encoding universal stress protein, with amino-acid sequence MKRVLVPVDFSNQSENALITAANFAKKFDFELVILHMLEISNAVVTNNVTTKETIFYLKLIEKKLNEFLDKDYLRDIKITPIIKHYKIFSELNELYEEEKITFVMMGSQGATGFKELFIGSNAQKVIRNSDVPVLVIKNKPMHTFENAIFACDFSEDSIDAYKKARKFAKRINCKMKMVYVNTPSKSFKSSAEMREIVREFFEKAGTSAHHIKDVQYISDYTIESGIINFAKNHNADIIAMATHGRKGLAHFFDGSITEDVANHSPLPVLSFKIES
- the udk gene encoding uridine kinase, producing the protein MFIIGIAGGTGSGKTTVVNQIINELPPDEVCVISQDSYYNATDNLTYDQRSKINFDHPRAIDFELLVEHLKQLKNSEIIEQPVYSFVTHNRTKDTIKTHPRKVVIVEGILIFNNKELRDLCDIKVFVHADADERLIRRVKRDITERGRDINEVLTRYQDTLKPMHQEFIEPTKNFADIIIPNDRYNTVAIDVVRSVISERL
- a CDS encoding FtsB family cell division protein, whose product is MNLKSVQNKPLFKVITNIYVIILTVFVVWMLFFDENSYLTHREFDKEIKELETWIDYHKKKTAQDKQTIKNLQDSLELERFAREKYLMKKKDEDIYIIEFDTIKK
- a CDS encoding methylmalonyl-CoA mutase subunit beta: MGAYLFDEFEGISEKAWKQKIQADLKGLDYNDTLLWHTTEGITVKPFYTKEDRSHQEIALPKNNFNICQSIFIDNEVVANKLATDTINRGATAIEFVADKEFNYEKTLRNIDATLIKIYFKLNFLDAAFIKKLVAFINSSNCYINVDIIGNLAKTGNWFKNLNADHKELESIIDLRNSLAVNSSVYQNAGANSVQQIAYSLAHANEYLNHFGGEIADKIHFNFSVSTNYFFEIAKLRAFRLLWNSLLKEYDVSEKEAHIFTQPTLRNKTLYDYNTNMLRTTSECMSAILGGANTISNVSYDEIFHKSNEFGERISRNQLLILKEESGFQNSQHFADGSYYIENITDQLAEKALEVFKSIEEGGGFLKQLKEGIIQRKINESAQKEQDLFDKGELVLLGTNKIQNEKDKMKNDLELFPFVKKRSEKTLIQPIIAKRLAEQIEQERLDNE